A window from Candidatus Bathyarchaeota archaeon encodes these proteins:
- a CDS encoding lysine biosynthesis protein: MNKPLHAIVFRCPTCHENFEFDAVGEHEYVACPLCGMGYVTVKKGGKMKLETFESQPEESILA; the protein is encoded by the coding sequence ATGAACAAACCACTACACGCCATAGTATTTAGGTGCCCCACATGCCATGAAAACTTTGAATTTGACGCTGTGGGCGAACACGAATACGTCGCATGCCCCCTCTGCGGAATGGGTTACGTTACCGTAAAGAAGGGCGGCAAAATGAAACTCGAAACCTTCGAATCCCAACCTGAAGAATCAATTTTGGCTTAA
- a CDS encoding ABC transporter ATP-binding protein — MSTNNQNIKIRDLVKIHHTGKIEVQALRGLNLDIWAGELVSIIGPSGSGKSTLLNIIGGLDKATAGTVTVGEKTVTSLSVRQLVDYRRKTVGHIFQNLNLIPTLTARENIEFAMVASGVKRGKRKERVQNLLNVVGLESRAHHKPEELSGGEQQRIAIASALANDAPILLADEPTGELDTANARLIAEYLVKINKELGKTIVMVTHDPSVARVSSRILRIEDGIIKNALAPSEVIVQEKAHSYVDQIKDRINELGTQLQLIDTEFRSGRLNGDEYVDKRQTLKHIRDSLKEELSRMGVIPPV, encoded by the coding sequence ATGAGCACAAATAATCAGAATATAAAAATCCGTGACCTAGTAAAAATCCACCATACCGGAAAAATCGAGGTCCAAGCCCTCCGTGGCCTAAACCTCGACATCTGGGCAGGTGAACTAGTATCCATAATTGGTCCCAGTGGAAGCGGCAAATCCACTCTGCTAAACATCATAGGCGGTCTAGACAAAGCGACCGCAGGCACCGTAACCGTCGGCGAAAAAACCGTTACCTCCTTGTCTGTTCGCCAACTCGTTGATTATCGGCGCAAAACCGTTGGTCACATATTCCAAAACCTCAACCTCATCCCAACCCTAACCGCTCGAGAAAACATTGAATTCGCCATGGTTGCCTCAGGCGTCAAACGGGGCAAACGCAAAGAACGCGTCCAAAACCTCCTAAACGTGGTCGGCTTAGAATCCCGTGCTCACCATAAACCCGAAGAATTAAGCGGCGGTGAACAACAACGCATTGCCATCGCTTCTGCCCTCGCTAACGATGCCCCAATTCTGCTTGCGGATGAACCCACAGGCGAATTAGACACAGCAAACGCCCGACTCATAGCGGAATATCTTGTAAAAATAAACAAGGAACTTGGCAAAACCATAGTCATGGTTACTCACGACCCCAGCGTTGCACGCGTCTCAAGTCGCATTCTGCGTATCGAAGACGGCATTATAAAAAACGCTCTCGCACCCTCAGAAGTCATCGTGCAGGAAAAAGCCCACTCTTACGTGGACCAAATCAAAGACCGCATAAACGAACTTGGCACCCAACTGCAATTGATAGACACAGAATTCCGCAGCGGCAGACTCAACGGGGACGAATACGTGGATAAACGCCAAACCCTCAAACACATTCGTGACAGCCTCAAAGAGGAACTTTCACGTATGGGCGTTATACCTCCAGTTTAA